The Fundidesulfovibrio terrae genomic sequence CCTGCCCGAACCGGCCAGCCTCTGGGACCTGCGCGCCCGCATGGGCCTGGTCTCCTGGGAATGGCAGGCCGAGCATCCAGCCGGGTTCACGGTTCGCGACGTCCTGGTGTCGGGATTCTTCGGTAGCTTCGGCCTCTACGAGGAGCCCTCGTCCGAGATGCTGGCCACGGCCGCGTCCTGGCTGGACAAGCTTTCGCTCACCCCCCTGGCCGACCGGGAGATGACCACCCTGTCCCAGGGGCAGGCCAGGAAGACCATGATCGGGCGCGCCCTGGCCTTCGATCCGCAGGTGCTTTTGTTCGACGAGCCCCTGGGAGGGCTCGACCCTTCGGCCAGGGCCGAAATCCTGGTGCTCCTGGACGACCTGGCCGCCCAGGGCAAGCAGCTGGTGATGGTCACGCACAACCCGGCGGAGATTCCCGCCTGCGTGAACCGGGCCCTGGTGCTGGAAGCCGGGCGTGCCGTGGCCTGCGGAGCGGTGGAAGAGGCGCTGGCCGCGTACAATCCGTAGGAGGATGGGAGAGAGGCAGGGGAGATGCCTCCGGCGGCCAAAGGGCCAACGCCCTTTGGCATCCCGTATAAATTGATCGGCGCGGGGCCCCCCCGCCCCCATGACGGCCGGGCCCCCCCCGGGGGGGGGGGCGAACCCGGGGGGCCACCCGGTAAATTTGGGGGGGCGCGGCCCCCCCGGGGTCGTGGCGGGGGGCCCCCGCGCCTGTTGGGGGCGTCTAGACGGTGGCGGTCAAGGTCAGCGTGTCCACGGTGAAGCTTCCGTCCTCCTCGATCTCGAAATGCCGGGCCACCTCCCCGGCCATCCGCTCCTGGAGCGAGCAGATCGCCCGCACGGAAAGCTCCGGAGTGGCCATGCGCCGGACCCAGGAGGAGAATTCCAGGCGCAGGCGCCGCCGGATGACCGCGCCGGGCGTGAACCCCGCCTCCCGGGCTGCCCGCAGCCACTCGTCGACCGAGTAATCGCGCACGTGGGACGGATCGCGCAGGAGCTCCACAGCCTGCAGATACGTGTCCGCCACGGCCGGGCCGGGCGAGACCGTATCCATGAACACGGCGAGCCCGCCGCTTTTGAGAACCCGTCGCGCCTGCCTGAGGCAGGCCGGAAGATCGCCCCAGTGGTGGGCGCTGTAGCGGCTGACCACCACGTCGAAGGAGCCGTCGGCGAACGGCAGGCGTTGCGCCGAGCCGCGTTCGGTTGCGATGTTGTCCAGGCCGCGCTTGCGGGCCTCGGCCGCCACCGTGCGCAGCATGTCCTCCGACAGGTCGAAGGCCACCACCCGGCCCACATGGGGCGCGAGGCGGTAGCTCACATGGCCGCCGCCGCAGCCCAGGTCCAGCACCAGGGCCTGCGGGCGCTCCCCCACAAGTTCCTCCAGGTGGTCCAGGTCTTCGCCCCCGGCGTGGACGGTGCTCGCCACATAGGCTCCCGCGCGGGCGCCGAATTGTTCGCGGACAACGGTTTCATGGGCTTTGTCGGTCATGGTCGATGCCTCCTTTCCGGCAGTCTTGAGGCTGACCGTACGAGCCTGTTTACACTGGTACAAGTTTCTGATTTATCCTAGTATCAACACTGCCATGCACGCATCAGCGCCAATGCAACGCCACGCCCTGGGACAGTTCGTCCGTGCCCATCGGGAACGCCTGTCCCCGGCGGCGGCGGGGCTCCCGGTCGGCCAGCGCCGCCGCACTCCGGGCCTCCGTCGCGAGGAGGTCGCCCAGCTGTGCGGCGTGAGCACCACGTGGTACACCTGGATCGAGCAGGGCCGCGACGTCTCCATTTCCCCGCAGGCGCTGGGGCGGCTGGCCATGGCGTTCGGGCTGTCGCGGGCCGAGCGGGCCTATCTGTTCGAGATGGCCGGGAAGCGCGATCCCGAGGGCGGCGAGATCCCTGGGCCGGCCGCCCTGCCGCACGCCCTCTTCGGGGTTGTCGCGGCCATCGCCGCCCCGGCCTACCTGCTGGACGCAACCTGGACCGTGCGCGCGTGGAATCCCCCGGCATCCCGGCTCTTCGCCGGGTGGCTGGACCGCGACGCCGACAGGAACCTCCTGCGGTACATCTTCCTGGACCCGGCCGCCCGATCGCTCATCAACGGTTGGCAGGAGCGGGCCCGCCGGGTGGTGGCGGAACTCCGGGCAGACTACGGGACGAAATCGAACGATCCGGACATGCGGGGCCTCATCGAGGACCTGGGCAGCCGCAGCGCCTTGTTCGCCCGGCTCTGGGAAGAACAGGCCGTACTCGGCCGCGAGGGCGGGGAACGGACCTTCAATCATCCCGGGGACGGCTTCCTGCGCTACTCGCAAAGTACCTTCATCCTGGCGGCCCGGCCGGACCTGAAACTGGTGGTTTTGACGAAGGCGGGGGAAAGCGCCGCAGCCGATCCATCATTGGGAGAACCTTCATGACCACACTCGATTACGACTCCATCTGCGCAGTGGCCCGCCTGGCCGGGCAGGCCATCATGCAGGTCTATTCCACGGACTTCGACGTGGAGTGCAAGGAGGACAACTCCCCCATCACCAGGGCGGACAAAGCCTCCAACGAAATCATCACCCAGTCTCTCGCGGCCCTCAACCCGGACATCCCCGTGGTTTCGGAGGAGTCGCCCAAGGCCGCCTACGCCGAGCGTCTGAAGTGGAAGCGCTTCTGGCTGGTGGACCCGTTGGACGGCACCAAGGAGTTCGTGAAGCGAAACGGCGAGTTCGCCGTGTGCATCGGGCTGGTGGTGGACCGCAGGCCGGTGTTCGGCGCGCTCTACGTGCCCGTGAAGGACGTGCTGTACGCGGGCGGCCCCGGCCTTGGCAGCGTGAAATACGAAAGCGGCGAGCGGCAGGCTATCCATGCGCGCGGCCCGGAACCCGGCGAGCCGGTCGTGGTGGTGGGAAGCCGCTCCCACCCGGACGAGCGTCTGGCCGCCTACCTGGAGCGTTTCCCCGAACACCGCATGGTGGCGGCGGGGTCGGCCCTGAAGTTCGGGCTGCTGGCCGAGGGCGCGGCCCATGTCTACCCGCGTTTCAACCGCACCTGGGAGTGGGACACGGCAGCGGGGCACGCGATCATACTGGGCGCCGGGGGCAGCTTCAGCGCCATGGATGGCGGGGATTTTCTCTATAACAAGGAAGAGTTGCTGAACGGCGGGTTCGAGGCCCGGGGCTGGAGGAAGTGATAGCCGGCTGGTGATTGTCTCGGGAGAAGCCTCCGGCGGCCAAAGGGCTGCCGCCCTCTGGACTCCTCGGCAGCTTCGCGGGATTCACCGTCTGGCCGGTGAATCCCGCGAAATTGTTTTGAAAATCAGTCCGCGTCGGCCTTGGCCGTGGCTGGCTGCTCGTGGGTCAGGCAGTGCAGCGTGCCGAATCCCCACACCAGATCAACCGCGTGTATCCCCACCACGTCGCGGTCCGGGAAGCACTCGGCCAGTATCCCCAGCGCCTTGCGGTCGTTCACGTCATTGAACGTGGGCACCAGCACCGTGCCGTTGGCGATGTAAAAATTCGCGTAGCTGGCCGGGACCCGCACCCCCTCGAAGTACAGCGGCTCCGGCATGGGCAGGCTTATTACCTGAAGCTTGCCGCCGCCGGGCAAACGCACGCCCTCCAGCCTCTCGCGGTTCTCCTGCAGGGGGCGGTAGTTGGCGTCGGAGGGGTCGTTCTCCTTGCAGAGCACCACTGTATCGGCCGAGACGAAGCGGCACAGGTCGTCCACATGGCCGTGGGTGTCGTCCCCGGCGATGCCCTGGCCCAGCCAGATCACCTGTTCAATGCCAAGATACTCCCGGAACACGGCCTCGTAATCCCTGGCGGTCATGCCGGGGTTTCGCACCTGGGTCAGGGGGTCCAGGAAGCACTCTTCTGTGGTGAGCAGGACGCCTTGGCCATTGCAGTCGATGCCGCCGCCCTCCAGCACCACCTTGCGTGAGCCGTGCATGGCGGCGGTCACGGGCATCTTGAGGGCGTGGCCCACGGCCTCGGATGCTTCGGCGTCCAGCAGGTGGTTGGAATACTTGGCCCAGCCGGTAAAGCCGAAGCTCACGGCGCGGGCGCGGGGCGACTCCTCCCGCACGGTGAAGGCCGGGAGCATGTCGCGGCACCAGCCCCGGTCGGTGGGGATGTGGTAGAAGCGCACCCGTGACGGGTCCACGCCCGCCTTGGCGAGCACGCGCCGGGCCTTGGCCTCCCAGGCCGCGTCGTCCACGAGGATGCGCACCTTTTCATACGGCGCGAGCTTGCGCACGATCTCGCCGAACACCCAGCCGATGGGATGGAACTTGCCCGGCCAGTCCGCGGGATTCTTGGGCCAGGCGAGCCAGGTGGCGGCGTGGAGTTCCCACTCAGCGGGCAGGCGATAGGCCGCAGCATCACTCATCGATGAACCTCTTCTCCAGCGGCCCGTAGGCGTCGATCCTGCGGTCGCGCAGGAAGGGCCAGTGGGTGCGGGTGGTGTCCACCAGCTTGGGGTCCACCTCGGCCAGGACGATCTCCTCCTGGTTGGTGGAGGCCTGGGCGATGATTTTGCCCATGGGCCCGCAGATGAAGCTCGTTCCCCAGAATTCCAGGCCGTCGCCGCCGGTCTCGGGGATCTCGTGCCCCACGCGGTTCACGGCGGCCACGTAGCAGCCGTTGGCGATGGCGTGGGCGCGCTGGATGGTCATCCAGGCGTCGCGCTGCTCGTCGCCGTACTGGGCCTTTTCTGAGGGGTGCCAGCCAATGGCCGTGGGGTAGAACAGGATGTTGGAGCCGCGAAGCGCGGTGAGGCGCGCGGCCTCGGGATACCACTGGTCCCAGCAGATGAGGGTGCCGACCGGCCCCACGGCGGTGTCGAAGCGCTTGAAGCCCAGGTCGCCGGGGGCGAAGTAGAACTTCTCGTAGAAGAGCGGGTCGTCGGGGATGTGCATCTTGCGGTAGACGCCGAGCACCTCGCCGTCCGGGCCGATGACCGCCAGCGAGTTGTGGTAGAGACCGGCCGCGCGGCGCTCGAACAAGGGCGCGATGATGGTGGCGGAGGCTCCCTTGGCGGCCTTGCCCAGCTCGGCGGTGGTGGGGCCGGGGATGGGCTCGGCCAGGGAGAAGTGGGCGTGGTCCTCGGTCTGGCAGAAATAGGGCGTGGCGAAGAGCTCGGGCAGGCACAGGAGCTTGGCCCCCTGCTTTTCGGCCTGGATGCAGAGTTCGGCCGCCTTTTCGATGGAGCGGCCGGGCGTGTCGGCCGGGGCCATCTGGATGAGCGCCACGGTGAAGGGCTTGTGATGGGGCATGGGAATACCTCGCATGGTTCGTGAGACTTTGCGTGTAGCGCGCCGGGCCGGTCTTAGGCAAGGCCGAGGCGAACAATGCCGCCCCAGGCGAGGCGGGCGGCCAGCAGGATGAGCACCACGCCGAGCACCCGCATGGTGCGCACGTAGCCCGTGCCGGAGAGAAAGCTCGAGCAGCGCGCCGAGATCCAGGCCACGGCGGCGAACGCGCCGATGAGGCAGACGTAGAATCCGGCCAGGAATCCCGCCCCGGCCGCCACGGACGAGCCAAACGCCTCAAGCACAGTGGGCGCGCCCACCGTGCCCCAGAATATCCACACGTTGGGATTGAGCAGGTTGGTGGCCACGCCCTTGCGCCAGGAGCGTGCGGGCGTGGGCGAGGCCATGATCTCGAGGGGCTTCGTCTTGAAGGAGGCCAGCCCGAAACGGAAGACCACCACGCTTCCGGCCAGGGACAGCGCGCCCATGAGCCACGCCTGTCCGGACAGGGCCGTAAGCACCAGCATGCACAGGCTCATGACCGGCAGGTCGGTGAACAGGGGGGCCATGCCCACGCGCGCGCCCTCGCGGGGGCCGTGGGTGAGGGTCTGCACGCAGACCAGGGCCAGGAGCGGCCCCGGTGAGAGCGCGCCGGTCAGCCCCAGGGCCGCGCCGGTGGCGAGATAGGTCAAGGCGTCGTGCATATTGGTTTCTTCCCGGACAAGGAGGTGCTAGAAAACCTAGTCACGGATACTTGTCAAGGCAGAGAGCCGCCGCAGATGTGGTCCTGGCGGTGAAAAGGGGGATTGCCCATGGCGAACACGCCCATACTGAACCTCTTGAGAGTGCAAGGCGCCTCGGGCGCATGGTTCAAGGACCACGTCTGGAGCCAGGCCGGACTGCTCGAGACCGCGGCTTTCGCCGGGTCGTTGTTTCTGGCCTACGGGGCCGTCCGATGGCTGCGGGGCAAGCTGCGCGGCAGGATGCTCGCGGGACGGGAAAAATCTCCCGGCGAGGGAGACTGGACCGTTAGCCGCCTCCCGGCGCTCTTCTTCCCCGCGTTCACGCTGCTCTTCATGGAGATCATCCTGGGGGTCTCCCTGGAGCTGGGCTGGCAGCCGGTGCTCACGCGGGTGTTCATCAAGTTCTGCGAAGCGTGGCTTGCGATCCAGCTGTTCGCGGCGGTGATCCTGCCTCCGGGTTGGGCCAGGGGCGTCGCCGTGACGGTGGGTTCGGTTTTCGCCCTGGAGATGTTCGGCATCCTCGACCATCTGATCGGCTACACGGATTCGCTGGCGCTCAGCTTCAAGGACCAGCGCATATCCCTGCTGGAGGTGATCCAGGCGGGGCTCATGCTGGCGGTGATGCTGCCGCTCATCAACAGGCTGTGCCAGTTCATCGAGGGATTATTCGAACGCTCCAGCGGCCTGAACCCGCGCGTGAAGGTGCTGGTCACCAAGATCACCAAGGTCGGGCTGTACGGGCTGGCCTTCGTGACGGTGCTCAACCTGGTGGGCATCAACCTGCAGATGCTGGCCGTGTTCAGCGGGGCGGTGGGCCTGGGAATCGGTTTCGGCCTGCAGAAGGTGGTGTCCAACCTGGTGAGCGGGGTGATCCTGCTCATGGACAACTCCATCAAGCCTGGCGACGTGATCGAGGTGGGGGGCGTGTACGGCTGGGTGGAGTCCATGAACGCCCGGTTCGCCTCCATGGTGACCCGCGACGGCAAGGCCATTCTCATACCCAACGACGACCTCATATCCAACCAGGTTGTGAACTGGTCCTTCACCGGCCCCACGGTGCGCGTGAAGATTCCCGTGTCCGTGGCCTATTCCACGGACCTCACGGTGGCCATGGAGCTCATGCTGGGGGCCTGCGAGGGGGGGGAGAGAATTCTGGACAACCCCAAGCCGGTGGTGCTGCTCAAGGATTTCGGGGACAACGGCGTCCTGCTGGAGCTGCGGCTCTGGATCCTGCATCCGCAGCACGGCATGGCCAGCGTGGCCAGCGACGTGCGAAAGGCCATCTGGGGGTCGTTCGCGGAGCACGGTATCGAGCTGCCCTTCCCGCAGCGCGACCTGCGGGTGAAGGAGCCGGTGACGGTGCGGTTGGAAGAGCCGGAAAAGCCTGGAGGGCCGGAAAAGAAGGACGGATAGGTCCGGGTCAGGCCGGCCGGTCGGCGCCGGGCGGCGGCTGGAACTCGATGGGGCCAAGCCCGTGGGCGGCCAGGACCGCCCGGGAAAATTCCGTCCAGACCTGGTCTGGCTCCCACACGCCCAAGACGTCCTCCCGGGCCTGGGCCGGGGCGAGCCCTTCGCGGATCACCCGGTACAGGGCGCAGAACATGGAGGCCCGCCAGTTCATGGCGCAGTGCACCAGGGCCTTGCGGCCACGGTTGGCGTCCAGCCATGCCTCAAAGGTGCGGTAGTCCTCCAGGGAGGGAGCTTTCCAGTCCACGGGCAGCCAGGCGAAGGCAAGCCCCGCCCGGGCGCACAGCCCGGGTTCGTCGGGCAGGTGGCCGGTGGAAGCCGTGGTCGCCAGGTTGATGAGCGTCTCGAATCCCTCGGCGGCCAGGATCGCGAACTCTCCGGGCTTGGGCTGGCCCGAGGAGGCCAGCCGCTCGCCCCAGGGCGTGAAGTTCAGGATCGTATCGGCTGCGTTCATGCCGCCTCCTCTTGACGCGGCCGGCGGCCGTTTCGAGGTTCCGTTCGGGCTTCGGCGCCACGAGGGTCGCCAGGAAGGCGGCCGCCCGGACGGTTGTCCGGGCGGCCGGGAATTCGTCTTGAGCCTATTTGCCCAGGCCCGACAGCTTGGCCAAGTCTATCTGGGCGGCGGCGTTCTTGAGAAGCTCGCCGTCCACCGCGTTGTCCAGGTGCAGTGACACCGCGAAGCGCGAGGGCACCATGATCACCAGGTCGGCCTCGTTCTCCTTGTGGTGCAGGTAGAGCGACCCCTTGAAGCTCTTGACCGTCACCGGCTTCACGGACTCGTCCGGGCTCTCCATTTCCACGTTGGAAACGGCCGCCATGGCCGCGGCCATGGCCGGGCCGCCGTCGAAGATGGCGATTTCCAGGCGTTTGTCGCCATTCGAGAATTCCAGCACGGCCTCGCTGGCCTCCACGGGGGCCTTCACGGTCTGGCCGGTGGGTTCGCCGGGGGTCCAGCCGGGGATGGATATCTTCACCAGGGGGATGAGTTCTTTGAAGTTGACGGGTTCGGCCTGGGCCGAGCCCGCGAAGAGAAGCAGGAAAAGAACGGGAACGAAAAGGGCGCGCATGCGCATGATGCCTCCGGCGTGTGTCGTGTGCCCGGTTTTTTCCAGAATCCCCCGGTTTTGACAACCTCGGCCTTGCCCCTGGGGACGATTGCCTCTAGAAGACGGAAATGAGCAAGGATTTCGAGATAATCCTGGCGGCGGATATCGGCGGCACCCGCGCCCGGTTCGCTCTCTTCGAGACAGGCGGAGGCGTCCGCCTCGCGCACCGGGTGGAGCTGGAGACGGCGCGCCACGCAAGCTTCGCCGGCTTGCTCCAGGCCGCCCTGGAGGCGCTGGCCGGGCACGGCACTGTCCCCTCGGCCGCCGTACTGGCCGTGGCCGGTCCCGTGGAGCGCGGGCGCTTCTGCCGCCCGCCCAACATCGCCTACGCCATGGATCTGGATACGCTTGAGCCGGGCCTGCTTCCGGCGCACAGCGTGCTGATAAACGATTTCGCGGCCCAGGCCCACGGCTGCCGCCTGTTCGGCCAGGAGCGGTCCCAGGAGGTGCTGCCCGGGGCCATGGACCCCTCGCTGACCCAGGCCGTGCTGGGGCCGGGCACGGGACTGGGCAAGGCGGCGCTGGTTCCGGACGGGCGGGGCGGCTACGTGGTCTGCGGCTCCGAGGGCGGGCACGCGGCCTTTCCCTTCAACGGACCCGAGGAACAGCGCTTCCAGGATTTCGTCCTGGAGATCACCGGCGAGCCATACGTGCGGTGGGAGGGCGTGGTGTCCGGCCAGGGGCTCGCGCTGCTGCACCGGTTCCTCTCCGGGCGCAAGGTCAGCCCGGCGGAAGCGGAGGCCTCGCTCGAAGCGTCCTCGCCCGTGTGCGGATGGTTCGCGCGCCTGCTTGGCCGGGCCTGCAGGGACTACGTGCTGGAAGTGATGGCTACAGGCGGGCTCTTCATCTCCGGCGGGGTTGCGGCGCGAAATCCCGTCCTTCTCGAGCACCCCGAGTTCACGAATGAATTTCGCCTGAGCGCCACCCATGCGCGCCTGCTCGGGAACGTACCGGTGCGGCTGGTGCGCGACCAGGACGTGGGACTGTGGGGCGCGGCCACCGTGGGAGCGGCGCTTCTCGGCCGGTGTCCGTGAAGACGGTTCAACGACCGGCTAGGTATTTGCCAAGCCTTGCAAGCCCCTCCTCGATGTTCTCCACCGAACTGGCGTAGCTGAACCTGAGATACCCCTCCGCGCCGGGGCCGAAGTCGATGCCAGGCGTCACCCCCACCAGGGCCTTCTCCAGGATGTCCCGGGCCAGGCCCAGGCTGTCGCCGCTCAAGTGCCTGGCGTCCACCAGGGCGTAGAACGCTCCCTTGGGCTCCACGGGCGCCTTGAGCCCGAGTTTCGCCAGCCCTTCCAGCAGCACCACGCGCCGCCTGGCGTATTCGTCCACCATGCGGGCCACGTCCGTGTCGCACTCGTTTAACGCCGCAATCCCAGCCCACTGGGCCACGCTGCCCGCGCTTATGAAGAAGTTCTGCTGCAGGCGCTGCATGGCGGGCACGTACCTTTTCGGCGCGATCACCCAGCCGAGGCGCCAGCCGGTCATGGCCCAGAGCTTGGAGAAGCCATTCAGGACGAAGCAGTCCTCGGTGTACTCCAGGGCGCACCTCGCCTTGGCTCCGCCGTAGGCCAGGCCGTGGTAGATCTCGTCGGAGACGATGGTGGTCCCCATGCGGCAGATGGCCTCGAAGTCGGCGTCCGGGATGATGGTTCCGGCCGGATTGG encodes the following:
- a CDS encoding carbon-nitrogen hydrolase — translated: MPHHKPFTVALIQMAPADTPGRSIEKAAELCIQAEKQGAKLLCLPELFATPYFCQTEDHAHFSLAEPIPGPTTAELGKAAKGASATIIAPLFERRAAGLYHNSLAVIGPDGEVLGVYRKMHIPDDPLFYEKFYFAPGDLGFKRFDTAVGPVGTLICWDQWYPEAARLTALRGSNILFYPTAIGWHPSEKAQYGDEQRDAWMTIQRAHAIANGCYVAAVNRVGHEIPETGGDGLEFWGTSFICGPMGKIIAQASTNQEEIVLAEVDPKLVDTTRTHWPFLRDRRIDAYGPLEKRFIDE
- a CDS encoding agmatine deiminase family protein; the encoded protein is MSDAAAYRLPAEWELHAATWLAWPKNPADWPGKFHPIGWVFGEIVRKLAPYEKVRILVDDAAWEAKARRVLAKAGVDPSRVRFYHIPTDRGWCRDMLPAFTVREESPRARAVSFGFTGWAKYSNHLLDAEASEAVGHALKMPVTAAMHGSRKVVLEGGGIDCNGQGVLLTTEECFLDPLTQVRNPGMTARDYEAVFREYLGIEQVIWLGQGIAGDDTHGHVDDLCRFVSADTVVLCKENDPSDANYRPLQENRERLEGVRLPGGGKLQVISLPMPEPLYFEGVRVPASYANFYIANGTVLVPTFNDVNDRKALGILAECFPDRDVVGIHAVDLVWGFGTLHCLTHEQPATAKADAD
- a CDS encoding protein tyrosine phosphatase family protein encodes the protein MNAADTILNFTPWGERLASSGQPKPGEFAILAAEGFETLINLATTASTGHLPDEPGLCARAGLAFAWLPVDWKAPSLEDYRTFEAWLDANRGRKALVHCAMNWRASMFCALYRVIREGLAPAQAREDVLGVWEPDQVWTEFSRAVLAAHGLGPIEFQPPPGADRPA
- a CDS encoding class I SAM-dependent methyltransferase gives rise to the protein MTDKAHETVVREQFGARAGAYVASTVHAGGEDLDHLEELVGERPQALVLDLGCGGGHVSYRLAPHVGRVVAFDLSEDMLRTVAAEARKRGLDNIATERGSAQRLPFADGSFDVVVSRYSAHHWGDLPACLRQARRVLKSGGLAVFMDTVSPGPAVADTYLQAVELLRDPSHVRDYSVDEWLRAAREAGFTPGAVIRRRLRLEFSSWVRRMATPELSVRAICSLQERMAGEVARHFEIEEDGSFTVDTLTLTATV
- a CDS encoding mechanosensitive ion channel family protein is translated as MANTPILNLLRVQGASGAWFKDHVWSQAGLLETAAFAGSLFLAYGAVRWLRGKLRGRMLAGREKSPGEGDWTVSRLPALFFPAFTLLFMEIILGVSLELGWQPVLTRVFIKFCEAWLAIQLFAAVILPPGWARGVAVTVGSVFALEMFGILDHLIGYTDSLALSFKDQRISLLEVIQAGLMLAVMLPLINRLCQFIEGLFERSSGLNPRVKVLVTKITKVGLYGLAFVTVLNLVGINLQMLAVFSGAVGLGIGFGLQKVVSNLVSGVILLMDNSIKPGDVIEVGGVYGWVESMNARFASMVTRDGKAILIPNDDLISNQVVNWSFTGPTVRVKIPVSVAYSTDLTVAMELMLGACEGGERILDNPKPVVLLKDFGDNGVLLELRLWILHPQHGMASVASDVRKAIWGSFAEHGIELPFPQRDLRVKEPVTVRLEEPEKPGGPEKKDG
- the cysQ gene encoding 3'(2'),5'-bisphosphate nucleotidase CysQ, which produces MTTLDYDSICAVARLAGQAIMQVYSTDFDVECKEDNSPITRADKASNEIITQSLAALNPDIPVVSEESPKAAYAERLKWKRFWLVDPLDGTKEFVKRNGEFAVCIGLVVDRRPVFGALYVPVKDVLYAGGPGLGSVKYESGERQAIHARGPEPGEPVVVVGSRSHPDERLAAYLERFPEHRMVAAGSALKFGLLAEGAAHVYPRFNRTWEWDTAAGHAIILGAGGSFSAMDGGDFLYNKEELLNGGFEARGWRK
- a CDS encoding helix-turn-helix transcriptional regulator; translation: MQRHALGQFVRAHRERLSPAAAGLPVGQRRRTPGLRREEVAQLCGVSTTWYTWIEQGRDVSISPQALGRLAMAFGLSRAERAYLFEMAGKRDPEGGEIPGPAALPHALFGVVAAIAAPAYLLDATWTVRAWNPPASRLFAGWLDRDADRNLLRYIFLDPAARSLINGWQERARRVVAELRADYGTKSNDPDMRGLIEDLGSRSALFARLWEEQAVLGREGGERTFNHPGDGFLRYSQSTFILAARPDLKLVVLTKAGESAAADPSLGEPS
- a CDS encoding LysE family translocator; its protein translation is MHDALTYLATGAALGLTGALSPGPLLALVCVQTLTHGPREGARVGMAPLFTDLPVMSLCMLVLTALSGQAWLMGALSLAGSVVVFRFGLASFKTKPLEIMASPTPARSWRKGVATNLLNPNVWIFWGTVGAPTVLEAFGSSVAAGAGFLAGFYVCLIGAFAAVAWISARCSSFLSGTGYVRTMRVLGVVLILLAARLAWGGIVRLGLA
- a CDS encoding pyridoxal phosphate-dependent aminotransferase, with protein sequence MPNPLCQEISSFLVMDILERACALERQGKHVVHMQIGEPDFDTPGPVKEAAVKAIRDGHTHYTHSLGLPLLREAICAYYLRTYGVAVEPDRVIVTSGTSPAMLLTFSALIHPGDEVVLTDPHYACYPNFITYAGGRVRRAKTRPEDGFQFTPETLAPHLADSPRAVVVNSPANPAGTIIPDADFEAICRMGTTIVSDEIYHGLAYGGAKARCALEYTEDCFVLNGFSKLWAMTGWRLGWVIAPKRYVPAMQRLQQNFFISAGSVAQWAGIAALNECDTDVARMVDEYARRRVVLLEGLAKLGLKAPVEPKGAFYALVDARHLSGDSLGLARDILEKALVGVTPGIDFGPGAEGYLRFSYASSVENIEEGLARLGKYLAGR
- a CDS encoding glucokinase, whose protein sequence is MSKDFEIILAADIGGTRARFALFETGGGVRLAHRVELETARHASFAGLLQAALEALAGHGTVPSAAVLAVAGPVERGRFCRPPNIAYAMDLDTLEPGLLPAHSVLINDFAAQAHGCRLFGQERSQEVLPGAMDPSLTQAVLGPGTGLGKAALVPDGRGGYVVCGSEGGHAAFPFNGPEEQRFQDFVLEITGEPYVRWEGVVSGQGLALLHRFLSGRKVSPAEAEASLEASSPVCGWFARLLGRACRDYVLEVMATGGLFISGGVAARNPVLLEHPEFTNEFRLSATHARLLGNVPVRLVRDQDVGLWGAATVGAALLGRCP